In bacterium, a genomic segment contains:
- a CDS encoding alcohol dehydrogenase catalytic domain-containing protein, whose protein sequence is MKAALLESPHRMNVGGQPDPQVLVGHVLVQVATSAICGTDVSIWAGKMPSNMPLIPGHECTGEVVELGAGVSRLKKGDRVVLDPTTSCGTCHYCVRGFTNLCLAGGLRGREVPGTFAEYVAVKETEAYVIPDNVSYAAATNFVGLYTVVYAQRKAPYIPGGKVAVIGQGSSGLLHTQLAKVSGAAGVIAITRSKWKLEMAKKLGADHIVPAGEVDPIQAVRDLTEGLGADVVIETAGTEKTMQQAYEMVRPGGAILQFGIGPEKVGGIPAQAYYFKDITVIGSRAGLAEDFGRAIALVASGRIDLEPIVTHRFPLDDIQKGFEFIEGGGDGATLRGVIEIGEKS, encoded by the coding sequence ATGAAGGCGGCTTTGCTCGAATCCCCCCACCGGATGAACGTGGGAGGGCAACCCGATCCCCAGGTCCTGGTGGGCCATGTTCTGGTCCAGGTGGCGACCTCGGCCATCTGCGGCACGGACGTCTCGATCTGGGCGGGAAAGATGCCCTCGAACATGCCCCTCATCCCCGGGCACGAGTGCACCGGCGAGGTGGTGGAGCTGGGCGCGGGGGTGAGCCGGCTGAAGAAAGGCGATCGCGTCGTCCTCGACCCGACGACCTCCTGCGGTACCTGCCACTACTGCGTGCGGGGCTTCACCAACCTCTGCCTGGCGGGCGGTCTGCGCGGCCGGGAGGTGCCCGGCACCTTCGCCGAGTATGTCGCCGTCAAGGAGACCGAGGCCTACGTCATCCCCGACAACGTGAGCTACGCCGCGGCGACGAATTTTGTCGGCCTCTATACGGTCGTTTACGCTCAAAGGAAGGCGCCCTACATCCCCGGCGGGAAGGTGGCCGTTATCGGGCAGGGGAGCAGCGGACTCCTCCACACCCAGCTGGCCAAGGTCTCCGGCGCCGCCGGTGTCATCGCCATCACGCGCAGCAAATGGAAGCTCGAGATGGCGAAAAAGCTCGGCGCCGATCACATCGTTCCGGCCGGCGAGGTGGACCCCATCCAGGCCGTGCGTGATCTGACGGAGGGCCTCGGGGCCGATGTCGTCATCGAGACCGCCGGAACGGAAAAAACCATGCAGCAGGCCTACGAGATGGTCCGCCCGGGCGGCGCCATCCTCCAGTTCGGCATCGGGCCGGAGAAAGTAGGCGGCATCCCGGCGCAGGCCTACTACTTCAAGGACATCACCGTCATCGGCTCGCGCGCGGGCCTCGCCGAGGATTTCGGCCGGGCGATTGCCCTCGTTGCATCGGGGAGGATCGATCTTGAGCCGATTGTCACCCATCGCTTCCCGCTGGATGACATCCAGAAGGGTTTCGAATTCATCGAGGGCGGCGGCGACGGCGCCACCCTTCGCGGGGTGATCGAGATCGGAGAAAAGAGCTAA